The genomic window aaaaagtaacatcatGTGTTATCACATGTATACTACTTTTTTATGAAACCACGACACACTTTAGGTTGCATACAGTGTCTAACTTGTCTCAGATCTCTTACAACTAGCTCAGGGGCTCAGTGTCTGGTGTTAAATAAAAAGACTAGAAGTAAGGATGCAGCTAATTCCACCTGTTCTTCAAGGCTTATTCTTAGATTCTTAGTGTTtatgattataaaaacaaaaaacaaaaaaacaaaacaaacaaaaaacccatctACATTGTGCTTGTATGCCtggcagaggttttttttttgtttgtttttttacttttacaaaCTGTTTATTTTCCGTCaaccttatttccattttgtttgccTTTGTGGAAGAGCAGCTTAAGACCACTCAGTGGTTGTTCCTACCCATTCAGTGGCCTGAGCAGTGGGAGCTGCAGACCAGTCTTCAGTGGCCGGCTGGGCGCTCCAGTCTTCAGTAGGGAACTGCTGAATAGGCACAGAGGGCACCTGCACGCCTTCAGACCAGTCTGCAACTTCAGGCTGAGTAGCTGTGAACTCAGGAGCTGGAGCCGTCCATTCACCCTGGAATTCTTCCTTGGTCACAGCCTTTTCAGCAGCAGCCTGCTCTTCCTTTTCAATCTCTTCAGGATCCCTGTAGAAGTAGAGATCAGGCATGACCTCCCATGGGTGTTCACGGGAAATGGTGCCACGCATGCGCAGAACTTCTCTGGCCAGCATCCACCACATCAGACCCACTGAGTGAGCTCCCTTGTTGTTGCAAGGGATGGCAATGTCCACATAGCGCAGAGGAGAGTCTGTGTTACACAGAGCAATGGTAGGCAGGTTAACATAAGACGCCTCTGTAAGAGGCTGGTGGTCAGCCCTGGGATCAGTAACCACCAGCAGTCTTGGCTCTCGGAAGGCTGCCTGGATCTGGTTAGTGAATGTTCCAGGAGTGAAGCGGCCGGCAATGGGAGTGGCTCCAGTTGCAGCAGCAAATTTCAGCACAGCTCGCTGGCCAGTATTCCTGGACGATATGACACTAACATCAGCTGGGTTTTCAGTGGCAACAATGGCACGAGCTGCCAGCAGAAGCTTCTCCCAGGTTCTCTTCAGATTTATGATGTAGATACCATCACTTTTCCTTTTGTAGATGTACTGTTCCATCTGGAAGTCAAGGTTGGTGCCACCTAAATGGGTTCCTGCTGCAAGGAATTTGAGGACATCCTCCTCCTTCATTTGCAGGACATCAAGGGCTCCGGACATTGTGAAAGTTTCCCGTTAAGTTACGATGGGAACGCAAAACAACGCCGTATGGACCCTTCCCTGGGTAGCGCGGAAAAAGCTGCCTGGCAGAGTTTTAAGTGCTTAatatacattaactcatttaatcttcagaaaCCATGGTGACTTGGGTACTACTAttgccccattttatagatgatgactctgaggcacagagagactcAGACTCAGACTCTTGCCTGGAATTACATAGCAATGTAGTGACTGATGCTATAATCTCCTCCTTAACCACTTGTCACACTGCTTCTCAAGAACATTTGCCCTCTTTGTCACAGGCCTTCATTCTGAAGCCATGTCTACTTCTGCCCTAATTGGATACATGattttgagcaagttatttaacttctctatacttaattttttcaattttgaaatgaaaataatgatagtACATCCTCATAGAATTAATATgtgtaaagcatttttaaaagtgcCCAGAATTGAGTaagcacaccacacacacacacacacacacacacacacacacaacattgaATAACTGAGAATTTATTGTACACTATGTAGCTAATTGAAGCCATACTGCCTCCTGCTGATGATTAATAGTGTCTGGCTTCTGAAGAAGGATGGtattggcagattttttttttcctttttatgaagGATGGAACTGGGCTGTCACTTTCtatgaaaatgagaaagaggagGTCAGAGGTGTTTTTGATAGCAACACAATGGACCTTTATAAGGCTTAAAAAAACATAGCAGTGTTAGGAGTCTGAGAATCTGGACTTCCACTGGCTTATAGCAGTATCTTGGCCTCTCCGCTCTGCTTGTAAGGGGCAATGGAAAGGCACTAGGGGAAGTaggaagaaaattttagaaaatatttcagaaaatacaaccttgaaaggaaatgaaaaaatcagAATTCTGCACAGTAAGAAAATCCTGTTCACTGAGCCGGTTGAACAGTTATCAACAATTCTTTAGAAAATTCTAGCAGTTTACATGTGGAGTCAGTTGCTTTCTAATTGCTACAGCAGGCTACCACTgggaagaacaaaggaaatatttaGCACGTCGTAAATTCTTCTGCAGCCCTGTGGAGTGACTGGAGTTCAGATTACACATTTATAACTAGCATTTGAGAGCAATTTCTACTTCACTTTTGAGAAAGCTGTTGGGGAAGCAGTTCAGCACTGTTCTTCCTATGACTGTAGAGAAATACAGACCGaggatttaaatttaataatccAGTTCATTTGTGTCAGGATTTAATGAAGCTTGAAAAGTTGTAACAAGGAAATCCATCTTCTCCTCTAGAGTTTGCTTTTTCGTGGGGAAGTAGGTTTTTCAGC from Meles meles chromosome 5, mMelMel3.1 paternal haplotype, whole genome shotgun sequence includes these protein-coding regions:
- the LOC123941263 gene encoding 40S ribosomal protein SA-like yields the protein MSGALDVLQMKEEDVLKFLAAGTHLGGTNLDFQMEQYIYKRKSDGIYIINLKRTWEKLLLAARAIVATENPADVSVISSRNTGQRAVLKFAAATGATPIAGRFTPGTFTNQIQAAFREPRLLVVTDPRADHQPLTEASYVNLPTIALCNTDSPLRYVDIAIPCNNKGAHSVGLMWWMLAREVLRMRGTISREHPWEVMPDLYFYRDPEEIEKEEQAAAEKAVTKEEFQGEWTAPAPEFTATQPEVADWSEGVQVPSVPIQQFPTEDWSAQPATEDWSAAPTAQATEWVGTTTEWS